From Candidatus Krumholzibacteriia bacterium, a single genomic window includes:
- a CDS encoding Ppx/GppA phosphatase family protein, which translates to MSVKAVIDIGSNSVKLHVASLAGGWKVLRDSVKVCGLGEGLQESGRLGRKPMDRAATAVLGFVEEARNLGAGEIALVGTMALRSASNSQDFLSLVEGECGLKVEVISGEEEARLSYHAVVSGLGKQSGQVAIFDTGGGSTEFIYGEGGNVTRKFSLNVGSLRFTEKYCKSDPVTETELLRMLSSLSDEFSELESFAETLIGVGGTLSSLASVMHEMESYEPEIVQGTTLPYEEVERQLSLFRSLKIEERKMVPGLMPGRAPVILAGVSIVRTVMDKMKVDSLTVSDRSLRHGLFHDRWMGKETAG; encoded by the coding sequence ATGTCTGTGAAAGCCGTGATCGATATTGGTTCCAACTCCGTCAAGCTCCATGTGGCAAGCCTGGCCGGAGGCTGGAAGGTTCTCCGTGACAGTGTGAAAGTTTGCGGTCTGGGGGAGGGCCTTCAGGAAAGCGGTCGACTTGGTCGGAAACCCATGGACAGAGCTGCGACCGCGGTACTCGGTTTTGTCGAAGAGGCAAGGAATCTGGGTGCCGGGGAGATTGCTCTTGTGGGAACGATGGCGCTTCGCTCTGCTTCCAACAGTCAGGACTTCCTTTCTCTGGTGGAGGGCGAGTGTGGCCTGAAAGTAGAGGTGATTTCAGGGGAAGAGGAGGCACGCTTGTCTTACCATGCGGTAGTTTCCGGATTGGGGAAGCAGAGCGGGCAGGTGGCGATCTTCGACACCGGAGGGGGAAGCACGGAGTTCATTTATGGAGAAGGTGGGAATGTCACCCGGAAGTTCAGCCTGAATGTTGGCTCCCTGAGGTTTACAGAAAAATACTGCAAGTCGGATCCTGTTACGGAAACGGAACTCCTGAGGATGCTGTCTTCCCTCTCCGATGAATTCAGCGAATTGGAGAGTTTCGCAGAAACCCTGATCGGAGTGGGGGGCACCTTGAGCAGCCTGGCTTCGGTGATGCACGAGATGGAAAGTTACGAACCGGAGATCGTTCAAGGAACCACTCTCCCTTACGAGGAAGTGGAAAGACAACTTTCCCTCTTTCGCTCCCTGAAGATCGAGGAACGAAAAATGGTTCCCGGCCTGATGCCCGGAAGAGCTCCGGTGATTCTTGCAGGAGTTTCGATCGTGCGAACCGTCATGGACAAGATGAAAGTCGATTCCCTGACCGTAAGCGATCGCAGCCTTCGCCATGGTCTCTTTCATGACCGCTGGATGGGGAAGGAGACAGCAGGCTAG
- a CDS encoding glycosyltransferase family 4 protein translates to MILHALVEEARRCGHVQRTVFGWPEGDPLCKVGGMSEGLSPVSFETSPLDFPIPGMSDVMPYSSSVWSRLDEQQLERYRKVFHEHIARQVEDFQPDIIHSHHLWLMSSLLRALAPDTPIILHCHATGLRQRELCPSLAEEVALGCRLADHILVPLEDHMARVSRDLDFPMEKISLLRPGLREDLFHLNKRRAKHGRLLYAGKLSKSKGLPQLLDAMRQLPDAHLVVAGSGSGEEAAELKVRMEQMPQVHWRGPLTQGELADEMREAEVFVLPSFYEGLPLVLLEAAACGCRIVSTALEGVRKTLAPVLGSKLELVEPPAMCGIDTPETDALPAFTRRLEDSIRSSLGAESTDPPDLSSWSWPSVFARVERTWELERKKNRFP, encoded by the coding sequence ATGATCCTTCATGCCCTGGTCGAAGAGGCCCGTCGTTGCGGACATGTACAAAGAACGGTCTTCGGCTGGCCCGAAGGCGATCCCCTCTGCAAGGTCGGTGGCATGAGTGAAGGTCTCTCCCCGGTTTCCTTTGAAACCTCACCGCTGGATTTCCCGATCCCCGGCATGAGTGATGTCATGCCCTATTCGAGCTCGGTCTGGTCCCGCCTGGACGAGCAGCAGCTGGAACGCTACCGCAAGGTCTTCCACGAGCACATCGCCCGACAGGTCGAGGACTTTCAACCCGACATCATTCACTCGCACCATCTCTGGCTCATGAGTTCCCTTCTCAGGGCCCTCGCCCCGGATACTCCCATCATTCTTCACTGCCACGCTACAGGCCTTCGGCAAAGAGAGCTTTGTCCCTCTCTCGCAGAAGAGGTCGCCCTTGGCTGTCGTCTTGCCGATCATATTCTGGTGCCGCTCGAAGACCACATGGCACGGGTCAGCAGGGATCTGGATTTCCCGATGGAGAAGATCTCTCTTCTCCGGCCCGGCCTGCGAGAAGACCTGTTTCACTTAAACAAGCGCAGGGCAAAGCACGGACGGCTTCTCTATGCCGGGAAACTCAGTAAGTCAAAGGGATTGCCTCAACTTCTCGATGCCATGAGGCAGCTTCCCGATGCCCACTTGGTCGTGGCAGGAAGCGGTAGCGGAGAGGAAGCAGCGGAATTGAAAGTTCGCATGGAGCAGATGCCCCAGGTTCACTGGCGCGGCCCCCTGACTCAAGGGGAACTTGCCGATGAAATGCGGGAGGCCGAAGTCTTCGTTCTTCCATCCTTCTATGAAGGTCTGCCTTTGGTGCTGTTGGAAGCGGCGGCCTGCGGTTGCAGAATCGTGTCCACGGCTCTGGAGGGCGTTCGCAAGACCCTGGCTCCGGTGCTGGGAAGCAAGCTGGAGTTGGTCGAGCCTCCTGCGATGTGCGGTATCGACACGCCGGAAACGGATGCGCTGCCGGCTTTCACAAGGCGTCTTGAGGATTCCATCCGTAGTTCACTCGGGGCTGAGTCTACAGACCCGCCAGACCTGTCCTCCTGGTCCTGGCCTTCGGTGTTTGCCCGTGTTGAAAGAACCTGGGAACTGGAAAGAAAGAAGAACCGCTTTCCTTGA
- a CDS encoding lamin tail domain-containing protein, with amino-acid sequence MHLLKNHILATVILLLSLPLSAEIVINEIMYNSPGTDVEFVELYNDGQSAVNLDGWYLLDSDPTHPPCFLEWTLEAGQYLVVCADLSLFALVYPEVDNLNPNAFNPSGTGFSLGNAGDEVNLFNAVDDLRDFVAYDDGGDWPGSPDGDGPSLELINPLLDNSLPTSWDPSVVDGGTPGELNSAFAENAFPICKDGSRDVPLPGSSDAVTVSVLAHDAEGLASVQLFVDTGSGFLAMDMFDDGIHGDGAANDSIFGAVIPAQVSGTLVRYYAEAFDDIGQSDLWPNGAPAEYHAYTVGHLAPVLRITELMASNTSTQADEYGGYDDWFEIHNPGDQAVNLSGMFVSDDLENERKSPLPPVILNPGDDLLFWADNEPGQGPYHCNFKFSASGESVGIFDTVDHGNTMIHGWSYGLMASDVSMGFNSPVATAPEYLALASPGAGNEGVEPFSAVCINEFHTSSAFGGQDDWVELFNRGNEMLDLSGFLLSDELGILSKWSFPPGSTLDPGEFLVVYEDALGFGFSSNGTEVIMLSSPDSLLGLDYYDFGPQSQDISEGRFSDGDPVWQFFTEPSPGTANIGGVGVEETVFAAAPLRILGNFPNPFNPRTEIHFEISRSSEVTLQVFSAEGRALRHLECGRMEAGRHIIAWNGLDDGGHSMPSGVYFVRIQAAKQISVAKMTLLK; translated from the coding sequence ATGCATCTCCTGAAGAACCACATACTGGCCACCGTGATTCTGCTTCTTTCGCTTCCACTGAGTGCAGAAATCGTGATCAACGAGATCATGTACAATAGTCCCGGAACGGATGTGGAGTTCGTCGAGCTATACAATGATGGCCAGAGCGCTGTGAACCTGGACGGGTGGTATCTTCTGGACAGCGACCCGACCCACCCCCCCTGTTTCCTGGAATGGACTCTGGAAGCAGGGCAATATCTGGTGGTTTGTGCCGACCTCTCACTCTTTGCCTTGGTGTATCCGGAAGTGGATAACCTGAACCCCAATGCCTTCAACCCCTCCGGTACCGGCTTCAGTCTGGGCAATGCGGGTGATGAGGTAAACCTGTTCAATGCCGTTGATGATTTGCGTGACTTCGTGGCCTACGATGACGGGGGAGACTGGCCCGGATCTCCGGACGGCGATGGGCCTTCCCTTGAACTCATCAATCCTCTTCTCGACAACAGTCTCCCCACGAGTTGGGATCCCAGTGTCGTGGATGGGGGAACCCCCGGAGAACTGAATAGCGCTTTTGCGGAGAATGCGTTTCCGATTTGCAAGGACGGGAGTCGGGATGTCCCCCTTCCCGGAAGCAGCGATGCCGTGACCGTCAGTGTGCTGGCCCACGATGCAGAGGGTCTGGCATCGGTTCAGCTTTTCGTCGACACAGGTTCCGGGTTTCTGGCTATGGACATGTTTGACGATGGCATCCACGGAGACGGGGCGGCAAACGATTCTATTTTTGGAGCGGTGATTCCCGCCCAAGTTTCGGGAACTCTGGTGCGCTACTATGCAGAAGCGTTCGATGATATTGGCCAGAGCGACCTTTGGCCGAACGGGGCCCCGGCCGAGTATCACGCCTATACCGTGGGCCACCTTGCCCCCGTTCTGAGGATCACGGAACTGATGGCAAGCAACACTTCGACCCAGGCTGACGAATATGGTGGCTACGACGACTGGTTTGAAATCCACAACCCCGGCGATCAGGCCGTCAACCTGAGCGGTATGTTTGTGAGCGATGATTTGGAAAATGAAAGAAAGTCGCCCCTTCCGCCGGTCATCCTGAATCCGGGAGACGATCTTCTTTTCTGGGCGGACAATGAGCCGGGCCAGGGGCCTTACCACTGCAACTTCAAGTTTTCTGCCAGTGGAGAGTCGGTCGGCATCTTTGACACGGTGGATCATGGCAACACGATGATTCACGGATGGAGCTATGGCCTCATGGCTTCCGATGTGTCGATGGGCTTCAACTCTCCTGTGGCGACAGCTCCTGAGTACCTGGCCCTGGCCAGCCCGGGAGCGGGCAATGAGGGTGTCGAGCCTTTCTCCGCAGTCTGCATCAATGAGTTCCACACCAGCAGTGCCTTTGGCGGGCAGGATGACTGGGTGGAACTGTTCAATCGTGGAAACGAAATGCTGGACCTCTCCGGTTTTCTTCTTTCGGACGAACTGGGCATTCTCTCCAAGTGGAGTTTCCCTCCGGGATCGACTTTGGATCCGGGGGAGTTTCTGGTGGTCTATGAGGATGCCCTGGGCTTCGGTTTCTCCTCCAACGGCACGGAAGTGATCATGCTCTCATCCCCGGACTCTCTTCTGGGGCTTGATTACTATGACTTTGGACCACAGAGTCAGGACATCAGTGAAGGGCGATTCTCGGATGGGGATCCCGTATGGCAGTTTTTCACGGAACCCTCTCCCGGCACCGCGAACATTGGAGGGGTGGGCGTGGAAGAAACTGTGTTCGCCGCTGCGCCCTTGCGGATTCTGGGCAACTTTCCCAATCCTTTCAATCCTCGCACCGAGATCCATTTCGAGATTTCAAGGAGCAGCGAGGTCACCCTTCAGGTGTTTTCCGCAGAGGGTCGGGCGCTTCGCCATCTCGAGTGTGGAAGGATGGAAGCAGGGAGGCACATCATTGCCTGGAACGGTCTGGATGACGGGGGTCACTCGATGCCAAGCGGAGTGTATTTCGTTCGGATCCAGGCTGCGAAACAAATCTCCGTAGCAAAGATGACGCTGCTGAAATAG
- a CDS encoding mechanosensitive ion channel family protein: MLELFRSFPLLRDLSDPAFLGVGLLIVLLFAFLADFIAKHILLGLLRRLIKRSKTTWDDALLEHRVFHRIAHLAPVIVVQYLAPGLVSDYATISLLLDKILVLATAFIGLSSIYSFLDAALDVYRNFEISKNRPIKGYLQVLKIVLGVAIGIFAISTLMNRSPLVLLSGLGAMTAVLMLVFKDTILGFVASVQLTANDMIRMGDWISMPKYGADGDVIDLSLTTVKVQNWDKTITTIPTWALISESFKNWRGMSESGGRRIKRSISIDMNSVEFLSAEEIEKFRCFQFITDYVNAKEKELAEWNASQSVDNSRMVNGRRMTNIGTFRAYVEEYLRRHPLLHKGLTLMVRQLEPGEHGIPIQIYCFSNDQEWVNYEKIQADLFDHIMAVIPEFGLRVYQNPTGKDLSALVRD, encoded by the coding sequence ATGTTAGAACTTTTCCGCTCTTTTCCTCTGCTCCGCGACCTGTCGGATCCGGCCTTTCTTGGGGTCGGTCTTCTCATCGTCCTGCTCTTCGCCTTTCTTGCGGATTTCATTGCGAAGCACATCCTGCTCGGACTGCTTCGACGCCTGATCAAGCGCAGCAAGACCACCTGGGACGACGCCCTGCTCGAGCACCGCGTCTTTCATCGCATTGCCCACCTGGCACCGGTCATCGTGGTGCAATATCTCGCGCCGGGCCTGGTCTCGGACTATGCGACCATCTCCCTGCTTCTTGACAAGATCCTGGTTCTCGCAACGGCCTTCATCGGTCTGTCGTCCATCTACTCCTTTCTCGACGCCGCGCTCGATGTCTACCGCAACTTCGAGATCTCGAAGAACCGCCCCATCAAGGGCTATCTACAGGTGCTGAAGATCGTCCTGGGCGTGGCCATTGGCATCTTTGCCATTTCCACCCTCATGAACCGCTCGCCCCTGGTCCTGCTCAGCGGCCTGGGAGCAATGACAGCCGTCCTGATGCTGGTCTTCAAGGACACGATTCTCGGCTTCGTGGCCAGCGTTCAACTGACAGCCAATGACATGATTCGCATGGGCGACTGGATTTCCATGCCGAAGTACGGCGCCGATGGCGATGTCATCGACCTCAGCCTGACCACCGTGAAGGTCCAGAACTGGGACAAGACCATCACGACAATTCCCACCTGGGCCTTGATCTCCGAGAGCTTCAAGAACTGGCGAGGCATGAGCGAGTCCGGCGGGCGCCGTATCAAGCGCTCCATCTCTATCGACATGAACAGCGTCGAGTTCCTGAGCGCAGAAGAGATCGAGAAGTTCCGCTGCTTTCAGTTCATCACCGACTATGTAAACGCAAAGGAAAAGGAACTTGCCGAGTGGAACGCCTCTCAGAGCGTTGACAACTCCCGGATGGTCAACGGTCGTCGCATGACGAACATCGGGACCTTCCGCGCCTATGTCGAAGAGTACCTCCGCCGTCACCCCCTGCTGCACAAGGGCCTGACGCTCATGGTGCGCCAACTGGAACCCGGCGAGCATGGCATTCCCATTCAGATCTACTGCTTCAGCAATGACCAGGAATGGGTGAACTACGAGAAGATTCAGGCCGACCTCTTTGACCACATCATGGCCGTCATCCCCGAGTTTGGGCTTCGCGTTTACCAGAACCCGACGGGCAAGGATCTCTCGGCACTCGTTCGAGACTAG